ACAAGCAGAATAGGTAGTATTAGTTGCACATCCCAACAACACCCACAGGGttatttcacaaaagggtgaTGAGTTTGGAGAAGTGAACAATATAGGACAACATAGcggatttgaaaaaaaatctccaaTTCAGCTCCCTTTCCTATTCAGTTATGTGTCCtagattgttcccttctccaaactcttcaccttctgtgaataagcctgtgagcgtctgttcgttggtcttctttagtgacatgtttaacatatgggattatttacacagccctggtgtttgctgaaactgctttaaaccaTAAAGAAAAGTTTTTCGAGagcgtttctctctttctcaggtctgaagcaaaaccgaagaagaaaggaaaactcttgaaagctcgtcttttaagtattaggttagtacaataaaaaggtatccccgCAGACCGCAATACTCTCggattttgtaatcttatttatatatatatacttattttgttttttcagaagtatgattaagtggtgaaaattattagtgcccccccccccatttttgactgtgatatcttatgtgcccccccctcctatacattgttcctagagtcgccactgacaTTTCAGTGCTGGTATCTTATCGGACAGAAGGGCATTTGGGGCACCTTCGGGTACCATGTCCTAGGAGCGAGCCCAACCTCTACACTATAATTATACCTCTGCTAGAAAGaattcaaaaaaatttaaaaatgagtTTCACAAATGAGGAGACGTAAAATGCCCAGTTCGTAGCAGTAATATGTTCTATGAGGGTGACCACATTTTCTTATGTTGTAtaattaattaaaggggtattccagcttaaaaaatttaaaataaaatagcatACACTCCCCCGCTACCAGGGTCAGACTGCGGTTCCTCGGGTCTACTAGAGGATTATTCTCAGGGTCCAATAAAGTCAAATAagttttgattcaaagaaatagaaCCTAGTCGAAAGatattggctccaaaggcagctccaaataaTGTTTTCTTCTGGACCTTTAGGGCCCAcgagaggatcctctggtaatcCGGTGGGCCAGTCAGCTGCTGCTGTTCTGACGGCGACCAGGTCCCTGCTTTGCTCTACTTCCTGCTCCTATGGTTGTGaatgctgctcagccaatcagtggatgCAGAGATGACCCGccttagccagtgattggctaagccATTTTGTGCCGTATCGGGACAGAGCAGGAAGTGGAGTGTAGCGGGGACCTGACAGTTGGAAGAGCAGAGGTGGGGTGGGGTCCAACCCATGGCCAAGCTACATCGCTCTTTGGCTCCCACATAACGTGTCTAATTGGACTTAACTTTTTCACTTTGAAactttagattattttttttacataaagctAATTAGCTGTTTGTAGAGTAAGTCACGTAAATTTTTCTTTGCAATTACTTAAGCTGATATCATTCCGCACCAGGCAGTGACATTCATACATTTCATTTCAAGCAAAACTGAAGCTTTCTCGTTATTAAACCCAATGCACGGTTAATTTTAACCAAAATAGATTACCCGCGGCTCTTGTTTGTCTGTGCGTGCGTCTTGCAGGTTTAGAAACGAATCTGTTGCGTTCTGCATATCCCGGCGACACAGGAGGGCGAGCTCTATAAAAATGTGACCTATTAAGGTTATGGCTATACCGTAGATTTTGCCGGATGTGTGCGCGAGCCCTAAAGTACTGAAAACAGAGACGGCCGGCGGACCGTGCCTTCATAACAGCGCAAGAGTCACAACATTCACAAAATGAccaaattgaattttatttttttttacaaaatttagcACATGTTCATGTGGTACAAATACAGCAAGTATTGACAATGGAATCTGTGGCTGATTTGTGCAGCTGTTCTGCAGTttgcatgtgtaacaccccagagtggtgttaccacttctgcaccttgctactgtcttcattggtctaacctcatgtcattttATGCATCTATTCcgggtcctccacaatgtgcatccCTATTTTGTTATGCACCTGTTATGTTCACatgcaatgtgcctggttcaccagcaggtggcagcaaacacaacagagctgtatgtagatagaatggaacttcccattccattctacccccccccccccctctggagagaagtgagcgagccctacttcctgcaggaagggtggggaccagttagcttCAGTCAAGTTCACCCCAGCtaagggaagggtgtgcaggggcacgtctctacTAGACTtacccacgccagccagagcaccttaagctctgctggccatggaggccaaagcttgaagcctcaggagccaggaggaaagttccctggcataacctagagtcagactacaaagtgaagtgcagcatacggaagaagctgagttatacagccagcctgtcagtacagcagattcagaaagaaacagatgtagcagagtgaagtttgcctgccattttaatgctaaagcctgctggaaccaagataaagcctgaaATCTGTTTTGGAAAAGTgtttactcaagtaaagctgccattaaaCGTCATCTTAAGGTCTTGACTTTAGTTCTTCCTTAATGCCTCAATTATTCCctttatttattgcttcggagccaaagcctgaggtccagcgtatccaggtaggagcaccgtgacacacataaagagacatttgggCCGCACTAAaccactcagcatttcctacacctgggacgcgttatatagagggccctggggggaggtgcCCATTGCACATGCTGAGGATTACCCATCTATTCAATggggctggacacctgccgccaATCCTGCGCGGGATTCGTATCAAGGGGTGACTGTTCAGTTCCATGCATGGAAAACTATACGTCCTGCATAGTTCCCAATAGGACGCGTTTTATCCGTGGATTTCACGTGCATATCTGTGCCAAATCTGCATGTATTCTGCGTGTTGCGGAGAGGACGCTGGAAAAAAACAGGGATtaaaggtgcattcacacgaccgtatttctgGATGGTTAGATCTCTNNNNNNNNNNNNNNNNNNNNNNNNNNNNNNNNNNNNNNNNNNNNNNNNNNNNNNNNNNNNNNNNNNNNNNNNNNNNNNNNNNNNNNNNNNNNNNNNNNNNTTTTTTTCACAAGGTGGGCATAGCtacagtgaaggggcacaaaggtgggcattagtactgtgtatcATTAACCCTATAGTGTGTTGTTCAGGGGTGGGAGTGATTTTTGTTCAGTTGCAACCAAGTGATCCACCAACCCCCGACCAACTAGGCCTCCCCCCAAGAGTGAAAGAGACAAGCAATGCATAGCACAACACAACCAGTGGTTTACCTCCCATGGAAGCAGACcacgtgactgctatggggcccagcactgaactccTTCTTCTGTTCCTGACATGAAAACACTTATTTTTCATCACCCCTAGagattttacagcttccattgctgtaactgtataaattgttaggcactgagctccccctagtggtggcttcactGCTATAATTCACTTTATGGAGCAGCAGACATAGAGCTGTACGTGGaggtttatcaatgtatttatgctaGTTCTGGTTCAGAATGAGCAcaatatttatgaagcacctattCTACTTTTTCCAACAATGTTGGACTTTATCAAGTCGTTTAAGGTGGAGGAGGCAGAGGGtgcctttttttaattaaaatttcttcTGTTATACGACACTCATGTACGGAGAAATGTGCTGGAGCGGGGAAGTTTTGCTCTGGGGTCTTATAAGATTTGTGTGCACCCCTAAGCACAAGAACTTACCGGAAAGGACATTATATGCACTGCGAATTGCTTTAGTTTGTTATTAAAATGTCAGTGCACCAGCCTTAGGTGCCCCCTTTACAGCCTGTACTAGTCACAGATGCCCCCACTATACCTTGGCCCATTCACAGGAGCTCCTGGTGTAGCCGACCATAGGTCAGGTGTGGTACAAAGCCTTTAGGTTTTAAGAATGGTGGCAATGAAACATTGTGGGTGTCTGAAATAATGATCTACTAGACAATACAAATCAGTCACCCATCAGATCACGATGGACTTGGAGGCCATCCACGGTGTAGATCCAGATCACTATCCACGTCAATGTCCAAATATAAGCAAGATTGATTGGAATAAACTTGGTTGTGGACATCAATATTGAATCCATGCAATATCTCTATTATAACGCAGAACAACCCTGCACTGAGGTCTCTAGGAGGAACCAAATGGAAGATGATCCAACATGAACCATCTTCAGGGCAGCAATCAGGCATTTGGCAGCCATATATGCTTGATATGTTCCACTGAGGCAACCATCATATTAGTCTTAAtatgacaaagataaataatactGAGATGAAGAAGAACCAAGGAGAACATACAACAGATGAAGACATTTAATGTCTAGATTACAGAGGAAGTTTCTGTATTGCATCAAAGTTCATTTGAAAGAGAAATGTCTGATTAGCGCCAccttttggaagtggctccctatgagtcaaagccTAACCTTTTGTTTAGCAAGCCATGGAACATAATGGGAAAATAGctaagccaaatatccatcctcAGCTATTTCAGGGTGCTTGAAGATgcatatttggcttggctatttttccTCGGCATGTTCCAAGGCTTGATAAAAAGTCAGACTTGACTCCTAGGGAGCTACTTCCAAAAAGGTGAcactagtgagatggttctcCTCCTTGGAGATACCAGTAAACCCCTCTTTCCTCCCCCAAATGAAGTTAATttgaaaaataaagggttgaagaTCATGTGACCCCAGAGCAAGTCATGGATGTTGTGCGATCTATGAATGTGGTTTGAAGTACTGATAGGGCTCCAAAGTAATAACTCTCCCGTAGGCCATGGGTAGATGGCAAAATATTATGCCATCTGTGGTGGAGCCAGTAGATTTCCCATAAATATTGATAGGGAACAATTTTAATTTAAGAACAACCAATATGACTTTGAAGCACCATATGAATAAACCAAACCTACAAAACCTGCATGATGGTCACAGGAGATCTTCAAAATAAGAGGCCCCTTATATTATCACAAGAGTCAAATTTTTTACCTAGGTTTTCAGTTTTACCCAGATGTCCGTTGATGACCCATCCCAGCCTACCCATAGTGCAGCATGGAGGGGCTCGGTGAAGGTAGCAGTGAAGGTATACAAGTGTCTGATGGGGTCACCAAGCTCATAAAACAACAACTTGCCAGCCTCATAGTCCAGGTACACTCTTATCTTATTACAGGACATTCTTGAAGGTAGCTGGATCACTTTGCCATCATGTGACACtgaatatgcacaaaaccagcaCAAACTCCATGACTTCTGGTTATTCCCAATCCATGagcggtctcctgttctttctatACTGGGGTAACTCATCCCAATCATCCACCACCCAAAGTTGCTGGTTTCTACATCCCAGTAGTGTTTACCTGAGGAGAAGCTTCTGGTGCTTAGAACCTGGTTATACTGGAACCTCTCAGATGTTTTGGGGAGATTCTGGGCAATATTTGAGCAGGATACCCTTTTGAAGTCATGTGAAATGTGGACATGTTTACCGGCCGTGTTCACATCTAGGAATAGCTCAGCCGGTTTCATGGTATAGAACCATATGTTGGCACTTGTCATAATGTGAGATAAGCCTGTGTGTAACAATTCTGAGATCAGACCGATATCCAGATCACCTGCATCATAGACTATTTTATTGTAGCTCTCTCCTTCCTCCTTCTCGCTCTCCTTGGTACAACAGAAGTCACCTTGCTCGGACTCTTCTTCTTGTATGACTCTTACTGTATCAGTCACTTGACTCAACTCCTCAGCGTAACACATTTTACTGTACAACTCATCCATTTTTATTTCCAGCCGCTCGATCAAATTGGAGACCAAGACTGACAGCCTATCCCCCTGTTTGGCAACCTCCTTGAGGACTTGGTTTTCTAGGTCATCCAGTTGTTTCCTGAGGTCGCCAAACAGAGCCATTACCTTCTCTGCACCTGCAGATATTTTCTTGGTCacttctgtgtgatactgcttcAAATGTTGGACTCTTTCCTCCGTTTCTTTTCTACTTAAAGTAAGAGTCCTATAAATGGTCCTCAAAGTCTCTCTCTTTTTCTTGAAGGCTCCATCCAACAACTCCACTTGATGTCCTCTATGTTCTCCAACCTGGTAACAGGTAATGCAGGTAGGGACTGAGTCCTGAAAGCAGTAGTACTCCAAGAACTTGTTGTGGACTGGACATTTTGTGATGGGCTCCACCAGCATGTGCTCCACTGAATGGTTATGTTTCTTTAAGTGCTTTTCACACATGGAGGTTTTACACTGAAGACAAGACTTCACAGCAGCTACGGGCAGGTCACAATATGTACAGTAGATACACCCCACCACGAGGTTTGGCTTAACAGACATGAAGTGCTGAGCTATGTTACTCAGGGTAGTGTTCTTCCGCAGCATGGGACGTTCCATAAATTCCTCCCGGCAGTCTGGGCAGGTGTAGACTCCAGATCCAT
This is a stretch of genomic DNA from Bufo gargarizans isolate SCDJY-AF-19 chromosome 3, ASM1485885v1, whole genome shotgun sequence. It encodes these proteins:
- the LOC122930950 gene encoding E3 ubiquitin/ISG15 ligase TRIM25-like gives rise to the protein MSTADLREELNCSICLSIYIDPVTLRCGHNFCQKCIKDVLDTQDGSGVYTCPDCREEFMERPMLRKNTTLSNIAQHFMSVKPNLVVGCIYCTYCDLPVAAVKSCLQCKTSMCEKHLKKHNHSVEHMLVEPITKCPVHNKFLEYYCFQDSVPTCITCYQVGEHRGHQVELLDGAFKKKRETLRTIYRTLTLSRKETEERVQHLKQYHTEVTKKISAGAEKVMALFGDLRKQLDDLENQVLKEVAKQGDRLSVLVSNLIERLEIKMDELYSKMCYAEELSQVTDTVRVIQEEESEQGDFCCTKESEKEEGESYNKIVYDAGDLDIGLISELLHTGLSHIMTSANIWFYTMKPAELFLDVNTAGKHVHISHDFKRVSCSNIAQNLPKTSERFQYNQVLSTRSFSSGKHYWDVETSNFGWWMIGMSYPSIERTGDRSWIGNNQKSWSLCWFCAYSVSHDGKVIQLPSRMSCNKIRVYLDYEAGKLLFYELGDPIRHLYTFTATFTEPLHAALWVGWDGSSTDIWVKLKT